TGATTATCTTCCGTTGCTTTAATCATCACTGAACCTCACTTTCAGATTATGGAGTCAAAAGACAGAAAACGTTTTAGGTAACTTGTATACAACTTTGTCCATTATAACACGGGAACGCTTACAAAGAACTGAAAACTAAAAAAGAGCTGAGAAATTCAGCTCCGATTACGTTCCAATTGTTTCTCGATGCCCATCCTGTCGATCTGAATCCAATACTCTGCAATTTGTTCGTTTTCCACTCGGTATACCGCACTCGCAATTTCAATCACCGGGAGGTTGGTTGGACTGAATCCGTCCACTTTACCAACATGGGTACCCGTTTGTCTCCAGCGCACATAGACTTTATCGCCTTGCGTCAGCAACTCTTGAATTTCGAGTGAAAATTCCCCGTATGCTTCAATCATCTCTCGCACATGATCTGCATAATCGGAAGGGGTTCGGGTCACTGTGACCTCTTCTTCGGATATTACTTGATGAGCCAGTACTTGTTCCGCCATCAAGCTGCTTGCATAATCAGGATTCCGGCCTGATCGGACTTCTTCAAAAAAGGTTCTGACAATCTGTTCTGCTGTCATACGCCAATCCAGCCTCCTCAATTATTCTTCTGTTATATATATAAATATGTAGTAACTCTTGTATTTTAACATGGTCCCCCCGCTATGGAATTACAACTGTTCTATTGTTCTACAGGACTTAAAACCTACCCTCTCACCTTGACAATGCGTCAATATGACCATAAACTAGCAAAGGATATTAGGAAATTAATAGGAGGTTTGGCCGTTAAGAGGTTCGAGTATGGGTTTTAACCAATTTTGATAATCTTTCGGTGTGTAGAAACGTAGCATTAGAGCAACTCAGAAAAACAAGAAAGCGGTGTATCATGAAACGTCTATTTTTCATTATGTTTGCACTCACCCTGTTACTGGCTGGATGCCAGAGTACTGAACAGGAGAGTAGTCCGTCCGAAAATAACCCTACAGAAGTAGTAGAAGGTTCTACCATTTTAAGTTTGAAGCAGAAATACGGCTCTGAATCGGAACAAGCGATCATGCCGATGTACAATGTAGCTCAGGATGAAGAATTTACGTTCAAGTTTAAAGCAGATTTACGTAAAAGTAACCTGCGAGCTAGTGACATTATTAGTGTACATACCGATATTAAAGCACTCAAAGCAAGCGATGTATATGCCATCCCAGAGACAAACGACAATAGTGTTTCCATTAAACCTCTTGGATGGGGCGTTTTAAGTTCAGATTCCATGATGAACAAGGATCAAAGTTCTTGGGGCGGTGCCCCCATTTATTACATTCGTCTGAATTATGATCCAGATGCTGAGAAGCTAACACTACTCGATCAGCCCATCATTATTCCATTTACAGTGAAATCGGAGTTACCCGTACCTAACCTAAGATACGAAATTGACAAAGATAGACGGTTCAAGTTGGTCTGGGACAAGGTTGAAGGTGCCACAGAATATAAAATTTATAAACGTTCTGACCTAACCAACTTCGATACAAATGTACCTCTAACTGGCGCAGAGGATGCTTTCAGTAATAGTCTGCCTTTAGATATTGCGGTAACAACTGAGACGTCTTTCAATGATTTTTTGAGAGACGGAAAAGGCGGGCTAGGCACTTATAATGAAATGATAACTACCACTCAGAACCATGGTATACGAGGAGAATATTACGTCACTGCAATCGGCGGAGGCAAAGAATCCAATTTTAGCAGAGGTGTCCCTACAGCTCCGCTTGCTTCCCAGTTGCCAACATCTCTGAAAGAACAATTGTATAGGGAGAAATTAAAGAATATAGATGTACTTCCTCAGAAAGCAACAGTTGAGTACAATGACGGCTCTCTAGCTCGTGAAACCATTGTCTATGATACCAAAAGCGTAGAAATTTCAGAGTTCAATGAAACGAATATTCCTTTTCATATTAAAGGAACAGCTTTGAAAAGTTACGTGCGCGTAGAAAATGTGACACAAGCAGATTTGGACAGACTTGCTCAGCAAACCGTAGCCGATTCCAGCAACGGACTGGTGGAACCAAAGAATGACACACCTTACGTTCCTGCACCTGATGTGCCAACGATCATCAACAATCATGATGCACCTGAGTCTGCAACGGAAACAGAAGAAGCACCGGCTTCGGAAACTTCAACTCCAGAGTCTACAACCGATACTGGAACGTCAGAAGATGCAACTGATTCTCTATCTACTGAGGCTTCCGATGAGGCTTCAGATGATACTTCTGATAATTCTTCAGATATGGCTTCTGAAGAAGCTTCCAATGAAACACCTGCTCCAGCTCCAGAAGCTGTAGAAGACAACCTGGTAGATGAGCAGAAATCCAATACACAGCAAAATGTAGAACAAGGTAATCAGGAAACCGTGCCTCAGCCTGCTACAGGCGATGCAATGATCAATGCAGATTCCGCATTGGAAGAAGTTTTAGCCAAAAACATGATTGCGGCACAAGATAAAATTTCGTTAAAGGCTTTCCCCGAAGCTCAAAATTTCACGACACTCTCAGATGTTGTCCTGAAAGTGATGTACCAGAATCCATTGATTCTTGGTGTGGAAGGTTTCGAATACAACTATGGTACACTTACCCTTTCGATTAATTACAATGAATCGGCTAGTGGTATCCAGAAGAAGCAAGATGAGATTATTGCCAAAGCGAACGAAGTCGTGGCTTCTATTATCAAAGACGGCATGAACGAAGACGAGAAACGAAAAGCCATCTACGATTATCTGAACGATAACGCGAAGTATGATGATGCAGCGCTGGAAAATGCGGAACAAAACAACTTCAAAAATGTCGATCCGCAGTTCAATGACTCGTTTACCACATACGGTATTCTGGTCAAAGGTGTTGGGGTATGTGCCAGCTATGCCTCCGTCTACAAATTGCTCTCCGATCTCTCGGGATTGGAAAGCATCGTTGTAACGGGAGCCTCCAGTGGTGTTCCACATGCATGGAACAAGGTCAAAATCGGGAACGAATGGTTCCATGTCGATGCCACCAACAACCTGACGAACTCCGGCATCCCGTACTTCCTGTACAATGCCAACGATGAGACTGCTGCAAGTCAGAAAACGATAGCGGATCAAGATTACTGGCTTGATTCCGAGCTCGCGATGTTTAATGGCGAGAGCGATGCCAATGATTATTATGTGCAAAATGGTCTCGAAGTCGCGTCCATTAATGAGTACAAAACCAAGGCTGAGAGTGAACTCAAAAAAGGAGAGAACCGGGTCATTCTCCGTTTCGCCTCACCTGTTGACTCTGATGAGCTGATGACAGCTGCCGGCGAAGCCCTCGCAGCAGTGGATGAAGCGCTTCTGAACACAGCACAATTAGCCACGCTAGGCAGTTATGCCATTCTGGACCCGAAACCAGAACAGAAGTAATTTAATTACACAGCAATCCCCTTGGCTTTCTAACAAGCAAAGGGGATTTTTTGTCTATTATTAGATGACTTCAAGCCATTGATTTAACCTGTTGCAATCTGGTAATAAAAGAAGAAATAAATGCTTTCTCTTTTGTGAGATTCTGTTGCAATCTCTCACTTATTTTACTGAGTGTACTTGCATCACGCGTTATATTGTATTTCAGAACTATATTTCTCAATTTAAAGTAGTCCTGTTTCAGAATAGTGCTTAATTCCATAAAGGTTGAATCTCGTTCAATGATTGATTTCTCCATTAAGTAAGATAAACGTAACTCCATAAGTAGCTTATGTTCATACAAGAGATGAAAGACTCGTGAATCCAATGCTTCTCCAACTAGGGCTGCCTGCTCAATGTCGGTAAAGATGCGTTGAATGGCTTGCATTCCAAAATCGTATTTCTGATCTCTCACTAAGTCATATGTCTCGCTTGAGTTAAGATAGTTTTCCATCGCCGTTATAATCTGCTCCACATGAATTGCATAATTGAT
The nucleotide sequence above comes from Paenibacillus sp. W2I17. Encoded proteins:
- a CDS encoding transglutaminase domain-containing protein; translated protein: MKRLFFIMFALTLLLAGCQSTEQESSPSENNPTEVVEGSTILSLKQKYGSESEQAIMPMYNVAQDEEFTFKFKADLRKSNLRASDIISVHTDIKALKASDVYAIPETNDNSVSIKPLGWGVLSSDSMMNKDQSSWGGAPIYYIRLNYDPDAEKLTLLDQPIIIPFTVKSELPVPNLRYEIDKDRRFKLVWDKVEGATEYKIYKRSDLTNFDTNVPLTGAEDAFSNSLPLDIAVTTETSFNDFLRDGKGGLGTYNEMITTTQNHGIRGEYYVTAIGGGKESNFSRGVPTAPLASQLPTSLKEQLYREKLKNIDVLPQKATVEYNDGSLARETIVYDTKSVEISEFNETNIPFHIKGTALKSYVRVENVTQADLDRLAQQTVADSSNGLVEPKNDTPYVPAPDVPTIINNHDAPESATETEEAPASETSTPESTTDTGTSEDATDSLSTEASDEASDDTSDNSSDMASEEASNETPAPAPEAVEDNLVDEQKSNTQQNVEQGNQETVPQPATGDAMINADSALEEVLAKNMIAAQDKISLKAFPEAQNFTTLSDVVLKVMYQNPLILGVEGFEYNYGTLTLSINYNESASGIQKKQDEIIAKANEVVASIIKDGMNEDEKRKAIYDYLNDNAKYDDAALENAEQNNFKNVDPQFNDSFTTYGILVKGVGVCASYASVYKLLSDLSGLESIVVTGASSGVPHAWNKVKIGNEWFHVDATNNLTNSGIPYFLYNANDETAASQKTIADQDYWLDSELAMFNGESDANDYYVQNGLEVASINEYKTKAESELKKGENRVILRFASPVDSDELMTAAGEALAAVDEALLNTAQLATLGSYAILDPKPEQK
- a CDS encoding ester cyclase; the encoded protein is MTAEQIVRTFFEEVRSGRNPDYASSLMAEQVLAHQVISEEEVTVTRTPSDYADHVREMIEAYGEFSLEIQELLTQGDKVYVRWRQTGTHVGKVDGFSPTNLPVIEIASAVYRVENEQIAEYWIQIDRMGIEKQLERNRS